A segment of the Bdellovibrio bacteriovorus genome:
CGAGCAGCAATCCCAGAATCAGCATTAACTCTGCACTTCCCATTTTCGCCTCTTCGTGTTCAAGTATCCTCATGAAACCAGCATTGATCTTGGCCTCAGAGTCACCGCGCCGAAAACAGCTTCTTAGCGAAGCGGGTTTTTCATTCGACGTGGTTCCAGTTAAAGTATCGGAAATTCCTAACAAAAACCTGAATGTAAACGATCAGATTTTAGATATCGCCAGACGAAAAGCGAGTGCCGCTTTGCCCCTGCTAAAGTCCAGCCGTACAGACGCGTTTATCGTGCTTTGCGCGGACACGGAGGTGATTTTCGACGGGGCCCCCCTGGGGAAGCCCGCCGATCGTCAGGATGCCTACCGCATTCTTAAACTTTTGTCGGGTAAATATCATGAGGTGATCACGGCGGTGTGCCTGGTCGAGTCCAGCACGGGCAAGGAAGTGTCTCAGACTGAGACCACCAAAATTTATTTCCGGGAGCTGACTGACGATGAAATCTGGACCTACATAGACACCGGCGAACCGATGGACAAAGCCGGCGCTTATGGAATTCAAGGCCAGGGCGGGAAATTCGTTGATCACTTCGAAGGGCCCTTCGACAACGTAGTGGGACTTCCCGTCGAGCTGGTGAAAAATCTACTGTCCAAATTTTAAACAGCGAAAGATCTCTGGGGCCTTCAGCGCACCTTCTGTTATGGTGCGCCTTTCAGCTCTTAACCGGAGGTCTTGATTCATGAAACGTCCTATTTCTTTGGCTTTGTCTGCGCTGACTTTTACGGCTGCCCTGGCTCACGCACAGGAAGAAGTTCTGCCTCAGGCGCCTTCCAACGAAAAATTGATTGAACTGCAGACGACTCAGGGTATGAAACGGGCGGTGGAGAAAGTCCTGAACCTCGATACTGAATGGGGCATCTTCGACAAATTCAAACCGAACCGCTGCAAGTACGCCATTCAGATTCCTGACTCTGTCACTCGCGGCACCATCGCCCTGACTTTCGATGACGGACCAAATCCTGAAACGACGCCAGTGATTTTGGATGTGCTAAAAGCGCATGGCGCCAAGGCGACTTTCTTTATTTTGGGAAGCAAAATCAAAGGCAACGAATCCATCCTGCGCCGTATGGTCGCCGAAGGTCATCAACTGGCGAATCACTCTTACAGCCATCCGAACTTCCATGAACTGAGTTCTTCACGCATGAATTCAGAAATCTCGCAAACCGACCGTCTGCTTCGCACTGTGGGCACGCCGCGCTTCTTCCGTTATCCCTACGGAAACTCCACATGCTCCAGCAACGAACTGGTCAGCTCTTTGGGTTATGTGAATGTAGGCTGGGATATCGACACCTGTGACTGGGCTTTTGCTGATGGCCAAGTAAGCGACAAAGAAAACGCCACCTGCCAGGCTCCACAGCACCTGCGCCGCGATTACGCGGGCTACGTCGCCAACGTGGTGGCCCAAACCCAAGGCGGCGTTCTGCTGATGCACGACATTCACAAAAACACCGCGCACAGCCTGGATCGCCTGATGACGATGCTGGAACAAGACGGCTACCGTTTCGTCTCCCTCACCGACCGCAACATCTTCCCCAAACTAAACCGCCGCTAACCCCAAAAGGTATCTGCTTACTTTTTCCGAAGCCCTGCACAAAACGCGGCGCTTCTGCAAAAGTAAGCAGGTACCTTTTAGATTCTTAGAGGATAGGGCTGGGATTGCAGTCCTATTTTTTTTAAATGTTCTAGTATTTCGCGGTCGGCGATGATGGAATAGCCGCGAATTTCTTCCAAGACCCGTGTCCACGGGCGCTGATCCCAGAATTTCTTTTTCAATTTTCGTGTTTTAGCTGCCCCGGTGATCATCAGGGCCAACATTCCGCTGACGGCGCGAATGAAGGGCGCAAAGGTGCGCCGTTTGCGCAGGCGAATCAGCACATGCAGGCTTTCGCCGGAGCAGACGATTTCCCTGAGGGAAATACCGTATTTTCTTGCCTGAGTCTTTAAAACTGAATCGATGATTTTTCTGTTCTTTGATTTTTCAAAAGCCCATTCGCCCCGGGCTGATTCTGACGACAACACAACATGCATCATGTTTTTCAAAGAAAGCGGTCGCGCCGTTTTGGCGTGGCTGTTCTTTAAAAGCTGACCCCCGAACTGCTTCGTAAGTTGCAGACGGGGGTTATCTATACGGGTTGTGGCTCTTCGGGAGGAGCGTCTCATGAACCATGTTCTACCATCATTTCCGATGTCGTCAACAAAAAAGTAGCGATGGTATTTTTCTGGACATTTTTGCGAAGAGGATGATAGTTTTCCGGTCATGGCATTAAAAGAGATCATAGAAAAAGCAAAACCCGCGAAGATCCTGGCCGTTTCCAAACTTCAACCGGCAAAAAAGGTGCGTATCCTGTACGCCGAGGGTCAGCGCCTGTTTGGTGAAAATTACGTTCAGGAAGCCCTTGAAAAACAAAGTGTGCTTTCTGACCTTCCTGATATTCAGTGGCATCTGATTGGACACCTTCAAAAGAACAAAGCAAAAATGGTGGTTGGAAAATTCCACCTCATCCATTCGGTGGACTCTCTGGAACTAGCCCAGGTGATCAGCCGGCAGTGCGAACAAAAAGGCGTCAGACAAAATATCCTGATCCAGGTGAATCTGGCGGGCGAAGCCAGCAAAGAGGGCTTTTCCACTGAAACCCTGGAAAGCCAGTGGGCGGACCTGACAAAACTGCCGCATCTTCATATTTATGGCCTGATGACCATGCCCCCATTAACCGAAACCGGGGCCGAAGTACGTCCTTACTTTGCAGAGCTGCGCCGACTGCGCGACCGACTGAAAGCGGCCACGGACACGACAGTTCACCCACTGAATGAGCTGTCAATGGGCACGAGTCACGATTATCCGGTCGCGGTCGAAGAAGGCGCCACAATCGTGCGGCTTGGGACTATTTTATTTGGCGAACGTCCCGCCAAAGGGTAGGATCACTATATGAATCCCTTGTTGAAATCGCAAAAAATCGGCTTTCTGGGTGCAGGGAATATGGCGCAAGCCATGATCAAAGGTCTCGTCGAAGGAGGCTTTCCTGCCAAAAACATCTTCGCTTCCAACCGCTCCGAAGGAAAACTTCACAAGCTCGCTGAAACTTTCAAAATAAATCCGGTCTTCAGCAATGACGAGCTGGTCGACACTTGCGACATCATCATTCTGGCCATCAAGCCTCAGGATCTTCTGCAGGCTCTGGAGCCTGTGACCCGCAGCTTTGACGAACACAAGATCGTCATCAGTGTCGCTGCCGGCATCCGCATGGAGAAACTGGAACGCTACATTCAGGGCGCCCGACTTGCCCGAGTTATGCCCAACACCCCGTCCCTGATCGGTCGCGGTGTCATCGGTTATCTTTTGAATGATGAAGACGACGGCGGACTGGATAGCACAGTGGAAGATCTTTTCCAGCCACTGGGTCGCGTGATTCAGGTGCACGACGAGGATCAGTTTGAAGCTTTGATGGTTTCCTGCTCCAGCGGAACCGGATTTGTCTTTGAAATGATGATGTACTGGCAGGACTGGATCGAAGAGCACGGCTTCTCTGTTGAAGAGGCGCGCATGATGACGATTGAAACTTTTGTCGGCGCTTCATTGCTGGCGGCGCAAGCCCGCGAAGGGGTTGAAGACCTGCAGGCCCGCGTCACCTCCAAGAAAGGTGTCACGGCGGCTGGACTTCAGTCCATGAGAGAGCTTGAGATTGAACGCGCTCTTCGCATCAGCTTTGAAAAAGCAGCGATGAGAAACAAAGAAATGGCCCGGGAAATCAAATAACCTTGCCCAGGCACAGACTCGGCCTTTATCCTTAATCATGTTGTTCAAGGAGGAACAAAATGAGAATTACTCCTATCGATATCGCTCACAAATCTTTTGGTAAAAAGATGATGGGTCTTGATGCTGACGAGGTTATGGATTTCCTTCAGCAGATCG
Coding sequences within it:
- a CDS encoding Maf family protein is translated as MKPALILASESPRRKQLLSEAGFSFDVVPVKVSEIPNKNLNVNDQILDIARRKASAALPLLKSSRTDAFIVLCADTEVIFDGAPLGKPADRQDAYRILKLLSGKYHEVITAVCLVESSTGKEVSQTETTKIYFRELTDDEIWTYIDTGEPMDKAGAYGIQGQGGKFVDHFEGPFDNVVGLPVELVKNLLSKF
- a CDS encoding pyrroline-5-carboxylate reductase family protein translates to MNPLLKSQKIGFLGAGNMAQAMIKGLVEGGFPAKNIFASNRSEGKLHKLAETFKINPVFSNDELVDTCDIIILAIKPQDLLQALEPVTRSFDEHKIVISVAAGIRMEKLERYIQGARLARVMPNTPSLIGRGVIGYLLNDEDDGGLDSTVEDLFQPLGRVIQVHDEDQFEALMVSCSSGTGFVFEMMMYWQDWIEEHGFSVEEARMMTIETFVGASLLAAQAREGVEDLQARVTSKKGVTAAGLQSMRELEIERALRISFEKAAMRNKEMAREIK
- a CDS encoding YggS family pyridoxal phosphate-dependent enzyme, which gives rise to MALKEIIEKAKPAKILAVSKLQPAKKVRILYAEGQRLFGENYVQEALEKQSVLSDLPDIQWHLIGHLQKNKAKMVVGKFHLIHSVDSLELAQVISRQCEQKGVRQNILIQVNLAGEASKEGFSTETLESQWADLTKLPHLHIYGLMTMPPLTETGAEVRPYFAELRRLRDRLKAATDTTVHPLNELSMGTSHDYPVAVEEGATIVRLGTILFGERPAKG
- a CDS encoding polysaccharide deacetylase family protein; translation: MKRPISLALSALTFTAALAHAQEEVLPQAPSNEKLIELQTTQGMKRAVEKVLNLDTEWGIFDKFKPNRCKYAIQIPDSVTRGTIALTFDDGPNPETTPVILDVLKAHGAKATFFILGSKIKGNESILRRMVAEGHQLANHSYSHPNFHELSSSRMNSEISQTDRLLRTVGTPRFFRYPYGNSTCSSNELVSSLGYVNVGWDIDTCDWAFADGQVSDKENATCQAPQHLRRDYAGYVANVVAQTQGGVLLMHDIHKNTAHSLDRLMTMLEQDGYRFVSLTDRNIFPKLNRR
- a CDS encoding DivIVA domain-containing protein, whose product is MRITPIDIAHKSFGKKMMGLDADEVMDFLQQIAAQMESLIQERNTFRNETP